In Marinobacter sp. LQ44, the following are encoded in one genomic region:
- the yjgA gene encoding ribosome biogenesis factor YjgA, whose translation MSQPDINPHHEELEEDFGPSKSQIKREMHALQDLGKQMLDLNDEQLASLDISDSLKAAIVESRRINQREARRRHLQYIGKIIRQEDDPEALARAIGAFHAGSDEHTRRHHLAERWRDRMISEGDRVVGEFIDYCPAADVQHLRNLVRNARKDVEKQKNTGQARKLFRALREWIDDAEQ comes from the coding sequence ATGAGCCAACCTGATATTAACCCGCACCACGAGGAGCTCGAGGAGGATTTCGGCCCGAGCAAATCCCAGATCAAGCGGGAAATGCATGCGCTCCAGGACCTGGGTAAACAGATGCTGGATCTTAATGACGAGCAATTGGCATCCCTTGACATCAGCGACAGTCTGAAAGCAGCGATCGTCGAATCAAGACGCATTAATCAGCGCGAAGCCCGCCGGCGACACCTGCAATACATTGGCAAGATCATCCGGCAGGAGGATGACCCGGAGGCACTGGCTCGGGCCATTGGGGCCTTCCATGCGGGCAGCGACGAACATACCCGCCGGCACCACTTGGCCGAGCGCTGGCGCGACCGGATGATCTCCGAGGGTGACCGGGTGGTGGGTGAGTTTATTGACTACTGCCCGGCGGCTGACGTTCAGCACCTACGCAACCTGGTTCGTAACGCCCGCAAGGATGTGGAGAAACAGAAAAATACCGGTCAGGCCCGAAAACTGTTCCGGGCCCTCCGGGAATGGATTGACGACGCAGAGCAGTAA